Proteins from a single region of Chitinibacter bivalviorum:
- the hisN gene encoding histidinol-phosphatase: MIPSPKQIAFAHQLADASAAVIRPYYRSGLAIDDKSDASPVTQADREAELAMRALINECRPQDGIIGEEFGTERDDADWVWVLDPVDGTKAFITGRPLFVTLIGLLYRGVPVLGVINQPIAHERWVGVVGQGATLNDQPITVSEIAEMSRARIGTTGPQYFSDAGRAAFMDLQKNGRFTVYGGDGYQYALVATGGLDLVIEEGLKLHDFAAVAPVVIAAGGIMTDWQGEALTRTSSGRVIAAATPAMYQIALNAMKAV, translated from the coding sequence GTGATTCCCAGCCCAAAACAAATTGCTTTTGCTCATCAGCTAGCAGACGCCAGTGCCGCCGTCATTCGACCCTATTACCGCAGTGGTCTGGCGATTGATGATAAAAGCGATGCCAGCCCGGTGACGCAGGCCGATCGCGAGGCGGAGTTGGCGATGCGTGCGCTGATTAATGAATGCCGACCCCAAGATGGCATTATTGGCGAAGAATTTGGCACTGAGCGCGATGACGCCGATTGGGTCTGGGTGCTCGATCCCGTCGATGGGACCAAAGCATTTATTACCGGTCGCCCATTGTTTGTGACCTTGATTGGTTTGCTGTATCGCGGTGTACCCGTACTGGGTGTGATTAACCAGCCGATCGCGCATGAGCGTTGGGTGGGGGTCGTCGGGCAGGGCGCAACCTTGAATGATCAGCCGATTACCGTGAGCGAAATCGCTGAAATGTCGCGCGCGCGCATTGGTACGACTGGCCCGCAATATTTTAGCGATGCAGGCCGTGCCGCGTTTATGGATTTGCAAAAAAACGGGCGTTTTACCGTGTATGGTGGCGACGGCTATCAATATGCACTGGTCGCCACTGGCGGGCTCGATTTGGTGATTGAAGAAGGCTTGAAGCTGCATGACTTTGCTGCTGTTGCCCCTGTCGTGATTGCTGCCGGTGGCATCATGACCGACTGGCAAGGTGAAGCCTTGACGCGTACCAGCTCAGGTCGAGTGATTGCCGCTGCTACCCCTGCCATGTATCAGATTGCACTCAATGCAATGAAAGCTGTTTAA